Proteins encoded by one window of Dokdonella sp.:
- the rpoC gene encoding DNA-directed RNA polymerase subunit beta' codes for MKDLLNLFNQQRQTLDFDAIKIALASPDLIRSWSFGEVKKPETINYRTFKPERDGLFCAAIFGPIKDYECLCGKYKRMKHRGVVCEKCGTEVTLAKVRRERMGHIELASPTAHIWFLKSLPSRIGLMLDMTLRDIERILYFEAYVVIDPGLTSLERGQLLNEEQYLQAVEEHGDEFDARMGAEAVYELLKTIDLNAEIVRLREEIASTNSETKLKRLSKRIKLVESFIESGNRPEWMVLTVLPVLPPDLRPLVPLDGGRFATSDLNDLYRRVINRNNRLKRLLELNAPDIIVRNEKRMLQEAVDALMDNGRRGRAITGTNKRPLKSLADMIKGKQGRFRQNLLGKRVDYSGRSVIVVGPTLKLHQCGLPKKMALELFKPFIFSKLQRRGLATTIKAAKKLVEREEGDVWDILEEVIREHPVLLNRAPTLHRLGIQAFEPVLIEGKAIQLHPLVCTAFNADFDGDQMAVHVPLSLEAQLEARALMMSSNNILSPANGDPIIVPTQDVVLGLYYMTRSLENRLGEGMVFANVDEVHRAYDNRKVDLHARVKVRISEVAVDETTGERNRHMSIQETTIGRALLSEVLPEGLPFALINTELTKKNISRLINGCYRQLGLKETVVFADKLMYMGFHYATRAGISIGIDDMKIPGTKREILEHAEKEVVEIQEQFQSGLVTAGERYNKVVDIWSRTNEQVAQAMMKGIGVDKVKNAKGEDVEQKSMNSLYIMADSGARGSAAQIRQLAGMRGLMARPDGSIIETPIKANFREGLDVLQYFNSTHGARKGLADTALKTANSGYLTRRLVDVAQDVVVTSVDCDTANGLTMTAIVEGGDVVEPLRDRVLGRVAAEDVFAPGNDEDPIVERNTLLDEKIVEKLEVAGVQSVLVRSPITCDATFGVCARCYGRDLARGHIVNIGEAVGVIAAQSIGEPGTQLTMRTFHIGGAASRAAAVDNVQVKTTGTLKFNNLKTVQHANGNLVAVSRSGELSIMDAHGRERERYKVPYGAVIDVKDGAAVKAGQTIAKWDPHTHPIVSEVAGVIRFVDFQDGITVQEQVDELTGLASSVVTDPKRRGGSAKDLRPMVRIVDKKGGELRLPGTDIPAQYFLPAGAIVSLQNGVEVGVGDVVARIPQETSKTRDITGGLPRVADLFEARKPKEPAILAERSGVISFGKDTKGKQRLIIRDADGNEHEELIPKWRHVIVFEGEHVEKGETIVDGEPNPHDILRLLGVEQLASYLTKEIQDVYRLQGVKINDKHIEAIIRQMLRKVEITDAGDTRYLRGEQADRLRVIEENARANARDGRPAQFDPVLLGITKASLATESFISAASFQETTRVLTEAAVRGTRDTLRGLKENVIVGRLIPAGTGLAYHSKRRSFHGELTESEREALGTSSSVAEAVAEDGDAH; via the coding sequence CTGTGCGGCAAGTACAAGCGCATGAAGCACCGCGGCGTGGTCTGCGAAAAGTGTGGCACCGAGGTCACTCTGGCAAAGGTCCGTCGCGAGCGCATGGGCCACATCGAGCTGGCCAGCCCGACCGCACACATCTGGTTCCTGAAGTCGCTGCCTTCGCGCATTGGCCTGATGCTCGACATGACCCTGCGCGACATCGAGCGCATCCTCTACTTCGAGGCATACGTGGTCATCGATCCGGGCCTGACTTCACTCGAGCGCGGCCAGTTGCTCAACGAGGAGCAGTATCTGCAGGCGGTCGAGGAACATGGCGACGAGTTCGATGCGCGCATGGGCGCCGAGGCTGTCTATGAGCTGCTCAAGACGATCGACCTCAACGCCGAGATCGTGCGCCTGCGTGAGGAAATCGCCTCGACAAACTCGGAGACCAAGCTCAAGCGCTTGTCCAAGCGCATCAAGCTGGTCGAGAGCTTCATCGAATCCGGCAACCGCCCGGAGTGGATGGTGCTGACCGTGCTGCCGGTGCTCCCGCCGGACCTGCGTCCGTTGGTCCCGCTCGACGGCGGTCGTTTTGCCACGTCCGACCTCAACGATCTGTATCGTCGCGTCATCAATCGCAACAACCGTCTGAAGCGCCTGCTTGAACTCAATGCGCCCGACATCATCGTGCGCAACGAGAAGCGCATGCTGCAGGAAGCGGTCGATGCATTGATGGACAACGGTCGTCGCGGTCGTGCCATCACCGGCACCAACAAGCGACCGCTGAAGTCGCTGGCCGACATGATCAAGGGCAAGCAGGGCCGCTTCCGGCAGAACCTGCTCGGCAAGCGTGTCGACTACTCGGGCCGCTCGGTCATCGTGGTCGGCCCGACTCTCAAGCTGCACCAGTGCGGCCTGCCGAAGAAGATGGCGCTCGAACTGTTCAAGCCGTTCATCTTCTCGAAGCTGCAGCGTCGTGGTCTGGCCACGACGATCAAGGCCGCCAAGAAGCTCGTCGAGCGTGAAGAAGGCGACGTCTGGGACATCCTCGAAGAGGTCATCCGCGAACATCCGGTCCTGCTGAACCGTGCGCCGACCCTGCATCGCCTCGGTATCCAGGCCTTCGAGCCGGTGCTGATCGAGGGCAAGGCGATCCAGCTGCATCCACTGGTCTGCACGGCGTTCAACGCCGACTTCGACGGTGACCAAATGGCCGTGCACGTGCCGCTTTCGCTGGAAGCCCAGCTTGAGGCGCGTGCACTCATGATGTCGTCGAACAACATCCTGTCGCCAGCCAACGGGGACCCGATCATCGTACCGACCCAGGACGTCGTGCTCGGTCTGTACTACATGACCCGCAGTCTCGAAAACCGTCTCGGCGAGGGCATGGTGTTCGCCAATGTCGATGAAGTGCATCGCGCTTACGACAACCGCAAGGTCGACCTGCACGCTCGCGTCAAGGTGCGTATCAGCGAGGTCGCCGTTGACGAGACCACCGGCGAACGCAATCGGCACATGTCGATCCAGGAGACGACGATCGGCCGAGCCCTGCTTTCCGAAGTGCTTCCGGAAGGTCTCCCCTTCGCGCTGATCAACACCGAACTGACCAAGAAGAACATTTCGCGTCTGATCAACGGTTGCTATCGCCAGCTTGGTCTCAAGGAAACCGTCGTGTTTGCCGACAAGCTCATGTACATGGGCTTCCACTACGCGACGCGTGCCGGCATCTCGATCGGCATCGACGACATGAAGATTCCTGGTACCAAACGCGAGATCCTCGAGCACGCTGAGAAGGAGGTCGTCGAGATCCAGGAGCAATTCCAGTCTGGTCTGGTGACTGCCGGCGAGCGCTACAACAAGGTCGTCGACATCTGGTCGCGTACGAACGAGCAGGTTGCCCAGGCGATGATGAAGGGCATCGGTGTCGACAAGGTCAAGAACGCCAAGGGAGAGGACGTCGAACAGAAGTCGATGAACTCGCTCTACATCATGGCCGATTCCGGCGCGCGTGGTTCGGCGGCGCAGATCCGTCAGCTCGCCGGCATGCGCGGCCTGATGGCGCGCCCGGACGGTTCGATCATCGAGACGCCGATCAAGGCGAACTTCCGCGAGGGCCTCGACGTCCTGCAGTACTTCAACTCGACCCACGGCGCGCGCAAGGGTCTGGCCGACACGGCGCTGAAGACCGCGAACTCCGGCTACCTGACGCGTCGCCTGGTCGACGTCGCCCAGGACGTTGTGGTCACCTCGGTCGACTGCGATACGGCGAATGGCCTGACCATGACCGCGATCGTCGAGGGTGGTGATGTCGTCGAACCACTGCGCGACCGCGTGCTCGGCCGAGTCGCCGCCGAGGACGTGTTCGCCCCCGGCAACGACGAGGATCCGATCGTTGAGCGCAACACCCTGCTCGACGAGAAGATCGTCGAAAAGCTCGAGGTCGCTGGCGTGCAGTCCGTGCTGGTGCGTTCGCCGATCACCTGCGACGCGACATTCGGTGTGTGCGCACGTTGCTACGGCCGTGACCTTGCACGGGGCCACATCGTCAACATCGGCGAGGCGGTCGGCGTCATTGCCGCGCAGTCGATCGGCGAGCCCGGCACGCAGCTGACCATGCGCACGTTCCACATCGGTGGCGCGGCTTCGCGTGCCGCCGCCGTCGACAACGTGCAGGTCAAGACGACCGGCACCCTGAAGTTCAACAACCTCAAAACCGTGCAACATGCCAACGGCAACCTGGTCGCCGTGTCGCGCTCGGGTGAGCTTTCGATCATGGATGCGCACGGCCGCGAGCGCGAACGTTACAAGGTTCCGTATGGCGCAGTCATCGATGTCAAGGACGGCGCCGCGGTCAAGGCTGGCCAGACGATCGCCAAGTGGGACCCGCATACCCATCCGATCGTCTCCGAAGTCGCCGGCGTGATTCGTTTCGTCGACTTCCAGGACGGCATCACCGTGCAAGAGCAGGTCGACGAGCTGACCGGCCTGGCCAGTTCGGTGGTGACCGATCCGAAGCGCCGCGGCGGTTCGGCCAAGGACCTGCGCCCGATGGTGCGCATCGTCGACAAGAAAGGTGGCGAACTGCGCCTGCCGGGTACTGACATCCCGGCCCAGTACTTCCTGCCGGCCGGCGCGATCGTCTCGCTGCAGAACGGTGTCGAGGTCGGCGTCGGCGATGTCGTCGCGCGCATTCCGCAGGAAACCTCGAAGACCCGCGACATCACCGGCGGTCTGCCACGTGTGGCCGACCTGTTCGAAGCACGCAAGCCGAAGGAGCCGGCGATCCTCGCCGAGCGTTCGGGCGTGATCAGCTTCGGCAAGGACACCAAGGGCAAGCAGCGCCTGATCATTCGTGATGCCGATGGCAACGAGCACGAGGAGCTGATTCCGAAGTGGCGCCACGTCATCGTGTTTGAAGGCGAGCATGTCGAGAAGGGCGAGACCATCGTCGATGGCGAGCCCAACCCGCACGACATCCTGCGCCTGCTCGGTGTCGAGCAGCTCGCCTCGTACCTGACCAAGGAAATCCAGGACGTCTACCGCCTGCAAGGCGTGAAGATCAACGACAAGCACATCGAGGCGATCATCCGCCAGATGTTGCGCAAGGTGGAGATCACCGATGCCGGTGACACGCGTTACTTGCGTGGCGAGCAGGCTGATCGCCTGCGCGTCATCGAGGAAAATGCGCGTGCCAACGCTCGCGACGGCCGCCCGGCGCAGTTCGATCCTGTCCTGCTCGGCATTACCAAGGCATCGCTGGCCACGGAGTCGTTCATCTCGGCGGCCTCGTTCCAGGAGACGACGCGCGTGCTGACTGAGGCGGCGGTCCGTGGTACCCGTGATACCTTGCGGGGCCTGAAGGAAAACGTTATAGTCGGCCGCTTGATTCCTGCCGGTACCGGTCTCGCTTACCACTCGAAGCGTCGCAGTTTCCACGGCGAGCTGACCGAGTCGGAGCGCGAGGCGCTGGGCACCTCGAGTTCGGTGGCCGAGGCCGTTGCAGAGGATGGCGACGCGCACTGA
- the fusA gene encoding elongation factor G, whose product MARTTPIDRYRNFGIMAHIDAGKTTTTERILFYTGVNHKLGEVHEGAATMDWMEQEQERGITITSAATTCFWAGMDGSLEQHRFNIIDTPGHVDFTIEVERSLRVLDGAVFVLCAVGGVQPQSETVWRQANKYGVPRLAFVNKMDRTGADFNKVVAQLKARLGANPVPMQVPIGAEEGFEGVVDLIKMKAIYWDAESQGLKFEYRDIPANLRETCEKAQAFLVESAAETSEALMDKYLEEGALTEEEVLGGIRAGTVATSIIPVFCGTAFKNKGVQAMLDAVIQLLPSPVDRPPVKGIDEDEHEASRKAGDAEPFSALAFKIMTDPFVGSLTFFRVYSGVLNSGDTVYNPVKAKKERVGRLLQMHANQRDEIKEVRAGDIAAAVGLKDVTTGDTLCAQDKVITLERMTFPEPVIAMAVEPKTKSDQEKMGIALSRLAQEDPSFRVRTDEESGQTIIAGMGELHLDIIVDRMRREFNVEANVGKPQVAYREAIRRPVRQEGKFVRQSGGKGQYGHVVIEMEPQERGAGYVFENMTVGGSVPKEYVPAVDKGIREAMTNGPMAGFPVVDIKVKLVDGSYHEVDSNEMAFKIAGSMAFKDGFNKASPVLLEPMMKVEVVTPEDYMGDVMGDLSRRRGILQGTDDTPSGKTINAQVPLGEMFGYATSLRSMSQGRATFTMEFDHYAEAPTNIADAVIKKS is encoded by the coding sequence ATGGCGCGCACCACCCCCATCGACCGCTATCGCAATTTCGGCATCATGGCCCACATCGATGCCGGCAAGACGACGACGACCGAGCGCATCCTGTTCTACACCGGCGTGAACCACAAGCTCGGTGAGGTCCACGAGGGTGCCGCCACGATGGACTGGATGGAGCAGGAGCAGGAGCGCGGCATCACGATCACGTCGGCTGCGACGACATGCTTCTGGGCCGGCATGGATGGGAGCCTCGAGCAGCACCGCTTCAACATCATCGACACGCCAGGACACGTCGACTTCACGATCGAAGTCGAGCGTTCGCTGCGCGTGCTTGACGGCGCCGTCTTCGTGCTTTGCGCGGTCGGTGGGGTGCAGCCGCAGTCGGAGACAGTCTGGCGCCAAGCCAACAAGTACGGTGTGCCGCGCCTGGCCTTCGTCAACAAGATGGATCGCACCGGCGCAGACTTCAACAAGGTCGTCGCCCAGCTGAAGGCGCGACTCGGCGCGAATCCGGTACCGATGCAGGTTCCCATCGGCGCCGAAGAAGGTTTCGAGGGCGTCGTCGACCTCATTAAGATGAAGGCGATCTACTGGGATGCCGAGTCCCAGGGGCTTAAGTTCGAGTACCGCGACATTCCGGCCAACCTCCGGGAAACCTGCGAGAAGGCGCAGGCCTTCCTCGTCGAGTCGGCTGCCGAGACGTCCGAGGCGCTGATGGACAAGTATCTCGAGGAAGGCGCCCTGACCGAGGAAGAGGTCCTCGGCGGCATCCGTGCCGGTACGGTGGCGACCTCGATCATTCCGGTGTTCTGCGGCACGGCCTTCAAGAACAAGGGCGTGCAAGCGATGCTCGATGCGGTCATCCAGTTGCTGCCGTCTCCGGTCGACCGTCCGCCGGTAAAGGGCATCGACGAGGACGAGCACGAGGCGAGCCGCAAGGCCGGTGATGCGGAGCCCTTCTCGGCGCTCGCGTTCAAGATCATGACCGACCCGTTTGTCGGGTCGCTGACCTTCTTCCGCGTCTATTCGGGCGTGCTGAACTCCGGCGATACGGTCTACAACCCGGTCAAGGCGAAGAAGGAGCGCGTCGGTCGACTCCTGCAGATGCATGCGAACCAGCGCGACGAGATCAAGGAAGTCCGCGCCGGCGACATCGCAGCTGCGGTCGGCCTGAAGGATGTCACCACGGGCGATACGCTGTGCGCGCAGGACAAGGTCATCACGCTCGAGCGCATGACCTTCCCGGAGCCCGTCATCGCCATGGCGGTCGAGCCGAAGACGAAGTCCGATCAGGAGAAGATGGGCATTGCCCTGTCGCGCCTGGCCCAGGAAGACCCGTCCTTCCGCGTGCGCACCGACGAGGAGTCGGGGCAGACGATCATCGCCGGCATGGGCGAACTGCACCTCGACATCATCGTCGATCGCATGCGGCGCGAATTCAACGTCGAGGCCAATGTCGGCAAGCCGCAAGTCGCGTACCGCGAGGCGATCCGCAGGCCGGTGCGCCAGGAAGGCAAGTTCGTGCGCCAGTCGGGCGGCAAGGGCCAATACGGCCATGTCGTCATCGAGATGGAGCCACAGGAGCGTGGTGCTGGTTACGTGTTCGAGAACATGACGGTCGGCGGTTCGGTTCCCAAGGAATATGTTCCCGCCGTCGACAAGGGCATCCGTGAGGCGATGACGAACGGCCCGATGGCGGGATTCCCTGTCGTCGACATCAAGGTGAAGCTCGTCGACGGTTCGTACCACGAGGTCGACTCGAACGAGATGGCGTTCAAGATCGCCGGTTCGATGGCCTTCAAGGATGGGTTCAACAAGGCCAGCCCGGTCCTGCTCGAGCCGATGATGAAGGTCGAGGTCGTCACGCCCGAGGACTACATGGGCGACGTCATGGGCGACCTCAGTCGTCGCCGTGGCATCCTGCAAGGCACTGACGACACGCCGTCCGGCAAGACCATCAACGCCCAGGTTCCACTCGGTGAGATGTTCGGCTATGCGACAAGCTTGCGGTCGATGTCGCAGGGTCGTGCGACCTTCACCATGGAATTCGACCACTACGCCGAAGCGCCGACCAACATCGCCGACGCAGTAATCAAGAAATCCTGA
- the rpsJ gene encoding 30S ribosomal protein S10 has product MADQKIRIRLKAFDHRLIDRSASEIVETAKRTGAQVRGPIPLPTKIERYTILVSPHADKDARDQYETRVHKRVLDIVDPNDKTVDALMKLDLAAGVDVQIKLY; this is encoded by the coding sequence ATGGCTGACCAGAAGATCCGCATCAGGCTCAAGGCGTTCGACCATCGCCTGATCGATCGCTCGGCGAGCGAGATCGTCGAGACCGCGAAGCGCACGGGTGCGCAGGTGCGCGGACCGATTCCGCTTCCTACGAAGATCGAGCGCTACACCATCCTGGTGTCGCCGCACGCCGACAAGGATGCCCGTGACCAGTACGAGACGCGTGTGCACAAGCGCGTGCTGGACATCGTGGATCCCAACGACAAGACCGTGGATGCCCTCATGAAGCTCGACCTGGCCGCCGGTGTCGACGTCCAGATCAAGCTCTACTGA
- the rplC gene encoding 50S ribosomal protein L3 gives MSIGLVGRKCGMSRVFTDDGRSVPVTLIEATPNRVTQVKTTETDGYNAVQVTAGAKRAALINKPLAGHYAKAKVEAGRGLWEFRLEAADVAKYVVGGEIKADEVFSVGQAVDVAGVSKGKGFQGTIKRHNFTMGDATHGNSLSHRAPGSIGQRQTPGRVFPGKKMAGHMGAVRRSSMNLEVVRIDSERHLIAVKGSVPGAPGGNVIIRPAVKA, from the coding sequence ATGAGTATCGGATTGGTAGGCCGCAAGTGCGGCATGAGCCGGGTCTTCACTGACGACGGCCGTTCGGTGCCGGTGACGCTGATTGAGGCGACGCCGAACCGGGTCACTCAGGTGAAGACGACGGAAACCGACGGCTATAACGCCGTCCAGGTCACGGCCGGCGCGAAGCGCGCGGCGCTGATCAACAAGCCGCTGGCTGGCCACTACGCCAAGGCCAAGGTCGAAGCGGGTCGTGGCTTGTGGGAGTTCCGCCTCGAGGCGGCCGATGTGGCCAAGTACGTTGTCGGTGGCGAGATCAAGGCCGACGAGGTGTTCTCGGTCGGTCAGGCCGTCGACGTCGCGGGCGTGAGCAAGGGCAAGGGCTTCCAGGGCACGATCAAGCGCCACAACTTCACGATGGGCGACGCCACGCACGGCAATTCGCTTTCGCATCGCGCGCCGGGCTCCATCGGCCAGCGCCAGACTCCGGGTCGAGTGTTCCCGGGCAAGAAGATGGCTGGCCACATGGGTGCCGTGCGTCGTTCCTCGATGAACCTCGAGGTCGTGCGCATCGACAGCGAGCGCCACCTGATCGCCGTCAAGGGGTCGGTGCCGGGCGCTCCGGGCGGCAACGTCATCATCCGTCCCGCGGTCAAGGCCTGA
- the tuf gene encoding elongation factor Tu translates to MAKGKFERTKPHVNVGTIGHVDHGKTTLTAALTKVGAERFGGEFKAYDQIDAAPEEKARGITISTAHVEYESPTRHYAHVDCPGHADYVKNMITGAAQMDGAILVCSAADGPMPQTREHILLARQVGVPYIVVFLNKADMVDDAELLELVEMEVRELLSKYNFPGDDTPIVKGSALKALEGDQSEIGVPAILKLVEALDSWIPEPQRDVDKSFLMPVEDVFSISGRGTVVTGRIERGVIKVGDEIEIVGIRPTQKTTVTGVEMFRKLLDQGQAGDNAGLLLRGTKRDEVERGQVLAKPGTITPHTKFEAEVYVLSKEEGGRHTPFFKGYRPQFYFRTTDVTGAVELPEGVEMVMPGDNIKMVVTLIAPIAMDEGLRFAIREGGRTVGAGVVAKIIQ, encoded by the coding sequence ATGGCCAAGGGTAAATTCGAGCGCACCAAGCCCCATGTGAACGTGGGCACGATCGGTCACGTTGACCACGGCAAGACGACGCTGACGGCGGCGCTGACGAAGGTCGGGGCGGAGCGTTTTGGCGGCGAGTTCAAGGCGTACGACCAGATCGACGCGGCGCCGGAAGAGAAGGCGCGCGGGATCACGATCTCGACGGCGCACGTGGAATACGAGTCGCCGACGCGTCACTACGCGCACGTTGACTGTCCGGGTCACGCGGACTACGTGAAGAACATGATCACGGGCGCGGCGCAGATGGACGGTGCGATTCTGGTGTGTTCGGCTGCGGACGGTCCGATGCCGCAGACGCGCGAGCACATCCTGCTGGCTCGCCAGGTCGGCGTGCCGTACATCGTGGTCTTCCTGAACAAGGCGGACATGGTGGACGACGCGGAGCTGCTGGAGCTGGTGGAGATGGAAGTCCGCGAGTTGTTGTCGAAGTACAACTTCCCTGGCGACGACACGCCGATCGTGAAGGGCTCGGCGCTGAAGGCGCTGGAAGGCGACCAGTCGGAGATTGGCGTGCCGGCGATCCTGAAGTTGGTGGAAGCGCTGGACAGCTGGATTCCTGAGCCGCAGCGCGACGTGGACAAGTCGTTCCTGATGCCGGTGGAGGACGTGTTCTCGATTTCGGGACGCGGCACGGTGGTGACGGGGCGCATCGAGCGCGGCGTGATCAAGGTCGGTGACGAAATCGAAATCGTCGGCATCCGTCCGACGCAGAAGACGACGGTCACGGGCGTGGAGATGTTCCGCAAGCTGCTGGATCAGGGCCAGGCGGGCGACAACGCGGGCCTGCTGCTGCGCGGCACCAAGCGTGACGAAGTGGAGCGTGGCCAGGTGCTGGCCAAGCCGGGTACGATCACGCCGCACACGAAGTTCGAGGCGGAGGTGTACGTGTTGTCGAAGGAGGAGGGCGGCCGTCACACGCCGTTCTTCAAGGGCTACCGCCCGCAGTTCTACTTCCGCACGACGGACGTGACGGGTGCGGTGGAGCTGCCGGAAGGCGTGGAGATGGTGATGCCCGGCGACAACATCAAGATGGTGGTGACGCTGATCGCGCCAATCGCGATGGACGAGGGTCTGCGCTTCGCGATCCGCGAGGGTGGCCGCACGGTCGGCGCGGGCGTGGTGGCGAAGATCATCCAGTAA
- the rplD gene encoding 50S ribosomal protein L4, with protein MEINVIGAKPVNVSEAVFGQEFRQDLVHQVVVSYRNAGRAGTKAQKSRSDLSGTTKKFKKQKGGGARHGDYRSPIFVGGGVSFAARPRSFAQKVNRKMYRGAFASILSELNRQGRLRLVESFGIDQPKTKALVGKLAALEATGRTVLVAENAPEALYLAARNVPYVHVVDAAALDPVSLVGADHVLMTVESVKKIEEWLA; from the coding sequence ATGGAAATCAACGTCATTGGCGCCAAGCCGGTCAACGTTTCGGAGGCCGTGTTTGGCCAGGAGTTCCGCCAAGATCTCGTGCATCAGGTCGTGGTCTCGTACCGCAACGCTGGGCGCGCCGGAACGAAGGCGCAGAAGTCGCGTTCAGACCTGTCCGGTACGACCAAGAAGTTCAAGAAGCAGAAGGGCGGCGGTGCGCGCCACGGCGACTACCGTTCCCCGATCTTTGTCGGTGGCGGCGTGAGTTTCGCCGCGCGCCCGCGCAGCTTCGCACAGAAGGTCAACCGCAAGATGTATCGCGGTGCGTTCGCGTCGATCCTTTCCGAACTGAACCGCCAGGGTCGCCTGCGCCTGGTCGAATCCTTTGGCATCGATCAGCCGAAGACCAAGGCGCTGGTTGGCAAGCTCGCTGCGCTCGAGGCGACGGGGCGTACCGTGCTCGTGGCCGAGAATGCCCCCGAAGCGCTTTACCTGGCTGCGCGCAACGTGCCGTACGTGCATGTGGTCGATGCCGCCGCGCTCGATCCGGTCAGCCTCGTCGGTGCGGATCACGTGCTCATGACCGTCGAGTCGGTCAAGAAGATCGAGGAGTGGCTGGCGTGA
- the rpsG gene encoding 30S ribosomal protein S7: MSRKGNTPTRELLPDPKHGSDVIARFINMVMQSGKKSVAEKIVYGALEQIGQKHAEPVALVEKALNNVAPAVEVKSRRVGGATYQVPVEVRSTRRIALAMRWLIDAARKRGENTMPRKLAAELLDAAESRGGAVKKREETHRMAEANKAFSHYRW, from the coding sequence ATGTCCCGCAAAGGCAATACCCCTACCCGCGAACTGCTGCCCGATCCCAAGCACGGCAGCGACGTCATCGCCCGTTTCATCAACATGGTGATGCAGAGCGGCAAGAAGTCCGTCGCCGAGAAGATCGTCTACGGCGCGCTTGAGCAGATCGGCCAGAAGCATGCCGAGCCGGTCGCCCTCGTCGAGAAGGCGCTCAACAACGTGGCCCCGGCGGTCGAGGTGAAGTCCCGTCGCGTTGGTGGTGCCACGTATCAGGTTCCGGTCGAGGTTCGCTCGACCCGTCGCATCGCCCTGGCCATGCGCTGGCTCATCGACGCCGCGCGCAAGCGGGGTGAGAACACGATGCCGCGCAAGCTTGCGGCCGAGCTGCTCGACGCGGCAGAGAGCCGTGGCGGCGCGGTCAAGAAGCGCGAAGAAACGCACCGCATGGCGGAAGCCAACAAGGCGTTCTCGCACTACCGCTGGTAA
- the rpsL gene encoding 30S ribosomal protein S12, with amino-acid sequence MATINQLVRKPRNPKSYKSASPALQDCPQRRGVCTRVYTTTPKKPNSALRKVAKVRLTNGFEVISYIGGEGHNLQEHSVVLIRGGRVKDLPGVRYHTVRGSLDAAGVTKRRQSRSKYGAKRPKG; translated from the coding sequence ATGGCAACGATCAACCAGCTGGTGCGCAAGCCGCGCAACCCGAAGTCCTACAAGAGCGCCTCGCCGGCACTGCAGGATTGTCCTCAGCGTCGCGGCGTTTGTACGCGTGTCTACACGACCACGCCGAAGAAGCCGAACTCGGCCCTGCGCAAGGTGGCCAAGGTTCGGTTGACCAACGGCTTCGAGGTCATCAGCTATATCGGTGGCGAAGGCCACAACCTGCAGGAGCACTCGGTTGTGCTGATTCGCGGCGGTCGCGTCAAGGACTTGCCGGGCGTGCGCTACCACACGGTGCGTGGCAGCCTCGATGCCGCCGGCGTGACCAAGCGCCGCCAGAGCCGTTCCAAGTATGGGGCCAAGCGCCCGAAGGGCTGA
- the rplW gene encoding 50S ribosomal protein L23: MKENLYSVLRAPLISEKTARLQETNQYVFEVSQGATKADVKAAIEQLFNVQVKAVNVVNLRGKTKAFRQRIGTRGGSRKAYVRLGEGQSIDVMAKA, translated from the coding sequence GTGAAAGAGAATCTCTACAGCGTTCTGCGTGCGCCGCTGATCTCCGAGAAGACGGCGCGTTTGCAGGAAACCAACCAGTACGTGTTCGAGGTGTCGCAGGGCGCCACCAAGGCCGATGTCAAGGCGGCCATCGAGCAGCTGTTCAACGTCCAGGTCAAAGCCGTGAACGTGGTCAACCTGCGTGGCAAGACCAAGGCGTTTCGTCAGCGCATCGGCACGCGTGGTGGCAGTCGCAAGGCGTACGTCCGCCTCGGCGAAGGCCAGTCCATCGACGTGATGGCCAAGGCCTAA